Below is a window of Undibacterium sp. YM2 DNA.
ACGACCAGAGATTCATCGTATCCATGGGGACTGGAAAAATGTAGCGCCAGAAAATTCTATCATTAGCTAGCGCATTTCATTACTTCACTCAAGGCAGCGGCGTCAACAAAAATGCCCGCTGCACGCCATTGATCTTGCCTGTACCGGCCAGTTGGCCTGCATCGTTGATGCGCAGAGTGTAATAGTCGACGTCGGCGAGGCCGCTTGCCAGGCTGCTGACATCAGCAATCACACCATTACTGTACAAGAAGGCGCGGCTTACTTTGTTAGTATCACTATTGAGCGTGTAATAACCGATCACCTGGCCCTTGCTATTAATGGCGCGCGCATAACTACTACCTGCAGCATCTGCGGGCATACCCAGATTCAGCATGCTGCCTGCGCTATACAAAAAGGCACGGTTGTCACCACCGGCAATGCTGGACGTGCCTGCGACCTGCCCCTGGTCATTGATGCTATTAGCTATACTACTGTTCCCCCCCAGAGTACCAAGGTCAAAAAACTGACGGCCATCATACAAAAAAGCATGCGCAGCCTGACCATTGTTTGACATGCCTACGATCATGCCAGAAGAGTTGATCGCCATTGGCACACAACTGCCCGTGGCTGACAAGGAGCCTATATCTGTCAATCCGCCGCCATAAGACAAGCCGCAGCGTGTTTTCCCCTTCGCATTGCTGGCGCTGGCAACAATAGCACCAGCATTATTGATTGCCACTGCCCTGCTAAAGCGGCCACCCAGGGTACCGAGATCTACCAGCCCGGCTGTGGTAGCGACGAAGGCGTGCTCGTTATAATTGGAAAAGACACCAAAGCCTACGACCTGACCATTATCATTGATGCCGTTGACATCGATGTAGCCACCACCAAAGCCACCTAGCGGTATCGTGTTGTTGCCGCTGAAGATGCCAAGCTCTATGCGCAAGCTATCGGCGCTGGTAATCCGCCCTGCCGCAAGGCCATTTTTGTTGGCGGCTTGCACAACACCAGTAGTATTACCTATGGATGCGAGCTGACCATTCTGGCTCAGGAAGGGATAAGGCAAGCCATCTGCACGCGCAGATGCACCACCCACCCTGCCATCTGCAGTCAAGGCCAACCCATTGCTTGTACCTGATTCAAAGGCACCAAGATCAGTCAATTGCCAGCCTGCTGCGAAGCAGGAGCCACTCATGACCAGCAGCGCACTAAAACCGCCGAGATATTTTTTAAGATTGAATTTTTTCATGAAGTCTGGTGTCAATCCGGCCCATAGACCGGAGCGGCATTGTGCATCTGCAGAGACAGCACAATCTGGTGGAAGCCTGCACACCCCTGTTTTATCCACCGTTCAATAGAGCTTGCGAGCATGCGCAAGCGGCCCTGCCTGATGCCGGAAAGCCCGTTCATGACATCAGCGCATGGGTGAAACGATACCGATCGAAGTGGGGTGATGCAAGTGGGAAAAGAATATGCAGGGAGTAGTAATTGCGCAGAATCTACCGGGATTAATGAGACTCAGACTAAGAATTCATCGCGCCTCATCATCCCATATTAAAATCATTCCCACATTGTTTGGACTGGAATACATCAGACTTACGCTGAGAGTGCAGACTGACCTCGCCAGCTTATCCAATAAGGACAACAATATCACTCCTAGTCTTTAACATTCTCACCGTCTCAACTGACAAGATGTTCAATCTTTGGAGAGTATGCTGCTTTGCCCGAGTCGATAAATTATCCAGCTGTTCAATGCAATCGCAAAGCGTATTCAATTCGCCAACGAACAAGTTTATGTTTTCATGCTGGATACTGACAAAGATACCCCAGTCATCTATCAGTGACAAATTGTGGGCTTTTGCAATCGGAAAAATCACTTCACGAAACCATGACTCGGTACAAACAGGAACATTGAACAATCGCTCTTGATCGTTCAGCGGTGTCTCCACGGTTGCCGTTACACTCATCATTAGTCTCTTGGTTGTTGACGATAAATTATTTTAAAAATGTAAGCAGGACATCAGGTGAGCGCAGTCTACGCCATTCCAGCTTTCGGCCCGATTTTAGGAGTGCAGGCAATGAGTCTAAGTTTAGCCTAACGACGCACCTGGATGCGAACACAGCCCGGCAATAATGGCGGATCAAACAAACTTACGTTCAGATCACTTTCTTCGCTGCCAGCATGAGTAAGCCTGTACGTTTCAGGGTCATAAGCATACACCAGGGAATCACGGCGGCTCACGCCTATTCTTATTAAATTCCCCAACGACCAGACCTTGATATTGCCGGAGTCGGACTTACCATCGCGTGAAAATTTCACATCCAGAACAGGGCCATCGACCTGTGATTCGTCAAAAATCGAGGCAAACGGCCAACAGTTAATTACTTCACGAAAATCTGATTCCCCTGCAAGATCCTGTGCCCTGACCCAGCCCTGCGGGGAGATGTCATTGAGGCCGTCTGACTTGATGCCCACATACACCCATTGACTCTTCGCAGTCTTGCTCAGCTTCCAGTTGATGCGGACAATTTGCCCAATTGCCAGACGAGAAGAGACCTCCGCCATCTCGTCTGGTTTGGTGCGAACGGCAGCCCCACTGATCCGGCTTACGAATAGAGCGCAAGCCAGGTCATTAGTACGGGAAGTGCAGGCAGATAAAAACGTTCCGGCATAGGCAGGTGTGTAGAACACTGAACCAATCACGCACCCAATCAAGATTCTGGCGGTCAGGTGCATGATTAAATATGTTCTCATAGGTCAATTTTCTAAAATGATGATCTTGAATAGTGCATATCTTAGGCGATCGCTCACTATGCCTGAAACGCAAAATTAATTTGCCCCGTCAAAGTCCCGCTACCTACGGTTGGCACATACACCGCCTGTATCGCAAACCCCACCAGCGCCGCATTGGATGTGATGGTGGTGGATGTCCCTGTAGCCTCTGTAGTGGCATTACCACTCATGGTGATCGTGCCGGGGCTGAATGAGATTATCGTCGTGTCTGGGCTTATGCCTGTGCCTGTGAGCACTTGTCCTGGGGTCAGGTCACTGGTACTGCTGACGCTGGAGATCTGGTTGTTGCCACTGGTGACGATGCCGGTAAAACTCAGCACATTGGCGGGAATGTCAAAGGGCGTGACATTGGTGGCGCTGCTGACGCTGGAGGCTGCGACGCTGGCGACCACGTTTTGCGATGAGTCTATGAGGTTCAGCGCCAGTGTGCCAGCGACTGTTGCGACTGGCAGCACAGTGGTGACGCTGACAGTGGTACCAACCGGGAATTGCGGCGGGTTCAGACTGACTGCAAAATCACCGCTGGGGCCTGTGAGTTGCACGGTCTGGGTGGCAACGGCAGGCTGGTAATTGCTGTCGCCGGAATAGACCGCGGTGACGGTATAGCTATGGGTATAGGCCCCATCAGGCAAGGCGGGAACAGTAAAGCTGGCGGCTGCAGCCTGGCCATTTGCCAGTGCTACACTGGTCTGGCTGCTGGTGTTGCTCATGACACAGCCATCGACAAAATAACTGACGCTGCCAGTTGGAGTCGCACCACTACCAGCAACGC
It encodes the following:
- a CDS encoding Ig-like domain repeat protein, producing the protein MQLAASVAGSGATPTGSVSYFVDGCVMSNTSSQTSVALANGQAAAASFTVPALPDGAYTHSYTVTAVYSGDSNYQPAVATQTVQLTGPSGDFAVSLNPPQFPVGTTVSVTTVLPVATVAGTLALNLIDSSQNVVASVAASSVSSATNVTPFDIPANVLSFTGIVTSGNNQISSVSSTSDLTPGQVLTGTGISPDTTIISFSPGTITMSGNATTEATGTSTTITSNAALVGFAIQAVYVPTVGSGTLTGQINFAFQA